GACGACATGTTCCAGCCGACCCCCCTGCGTCACGATCAGATCATAATAAGTACcgaatttgtttatttttaattcattattcttctattataatgcacttgattatttatttatatatttttaattattttattttgtgtttttaggattttcaagacatttgggtgaaagtgaatgaatttgggatgttttacaagcaatggttaagctcggaattacaagtctaaaacttcacacttgattttgataacttTCTAATACTGTTTTGGAAATATACCTAGAAATagaagttttagatatttttcttagctttctatAGTTTTTCGAATTGTCTAATTCTGagttatatcgaggaagttatgctTAAATACTTTCAATCATTGCTGTAGAAGAAAACTGAAAAATGGGAAAACTTGCTACGGCCACGGCCAGCCTTATTCCAGGCCGCGGCCTAGGGGACAGAacgtagtggccgcggccagcaaTGTCCCAAGCCGCGGCCGGCGAtggattttttcttaaatttcaatttttaaatgtaatttttggggggctataaaagggttagggttaacttttattataactttggattgcgatttttagaggctagagcagcagaggaggaggaaaaaacatcatcatctatattcttcaatctattttttctttcttctcaaaactcttttattttcattgaatatttatatttatgaatatgaatatgattatggagtagttttctttacagttaagggttatttcaaaaccttagacatgagatcttgaatgcattgacgaattttattcattttattcccttatattaaattgtttctatttttctatttgaatgtcatggatcttgtaaaatcttgtttagatggccactaattaaggttttgcattgttctactatcatcttaggatttctattcaaccaatagtttaggattctaagtaaagtgataaattgcaattaaggtattgtgacgtgtattttaattgtgatgagaaatagaacctaggttaaatgaattgcatgcttaatgaatttgttgcctagattaacctatttCCACAAAGTGTAATTCTTTTACtgggttaaatagattgcatgcttaatgggtttattgttgggtaaaaagggttaattaagagcgcttagctttaattaattatattagggaaaacgggataattgactgcttaagtgttaggggttaatagtttaattgggaatagagaATATTATTCaccattgttgatagattgattgttgaaggtggagagtaattcttgactatttctttgatatcgttatatccttagttattcaatcgttgatatttatttcattttatgttttcagctattaaaactaaaacccctttttaatttcaatctaatattattttgaataataatttgatcatagtcctcgtgggttcgacccttatttaccgctatactgaagtagctggtgtaagtgaaaaaatatatatatatttaaatttgatacggcatacgacacacatcaaatttttggcgccgttgctggggactattttatttaatttgttattcatttttttctctttttactaacttggtttattagttgtggttgatgtttttagggcttgcattgAACTTGGTTTGATACATGGAAAGGAACTATCAACACTGTTATGATCCTCAAATGAATAGATATGACTCCTATTCAAGTAATTACAATTCACAATGGGAGGAGTATTCTAATACTTTCTATGGTGGAAATCAATATGTTGAGCCAAATTACTACTCTCAATCAGAATATAATGAGCTCACCCCACAATATTCAGATCCATCAATTGGAGATCTCATCAATGCATTGAATGCCAGCACTCTCCAACTTCAACAGATGTTAGAGCAGGCTTATGGGCCTTTTCCTCAACAACCTCCTACAGGAATGTCACAAGATCAGGAACCATCAATTTCAGATATGCTAAAAACCTTGGTGGCTTCGACTATGCAAACCCAAGTTATTCTTCAGAGTACAGAAGCGTCCCTCAAGAATTTGGAGAGTACTATGGGACAAATTGTTACATCATTGAATAATCTTGAGGTTGAGAATATTGGAGAATTACCCACAGAATTAGAGAGTAATCCAATAGAGAATGATGGTACCTTAACTCTTCAAAGTGGTCCACAACTTGACTTGCCACCTTATCCAGACATAACATTTGATCTAATTCAAACTCAAGAAGTCAACAATTCAACCCCAGAAGCATCTTCTCCATCGGAGATCGAAACTTTCACGTCAATTGGTTCATCATCACAGAACATGCTACACAAACCAACTATCAGATCCTATGTCCCTATTCCTCCTTTTCCGAGCAGATTAACAAAATTTAAGAATGAGGAGGAAAATAAGATGAtccttaaaatcaatatttcgCTCCATACAACCATTAAGCAAGTACCACCATATGCTAAGCTTCCTAAGGAGTTGTCTACAAATAAAAGGAAGTTGAAAGgtgataaaaagataagtgtgggggagaatgtttctGTTATTCTTCAAAGGAACTTACTACCCAAATGTCAAGACCTTGGGATGTTTATAAATCCATACACTATCAGTAAAAGCAGGTTTGATC
The Humulus lupulus chromosome 6, drHumLupu1.1, whole genome shotgun sequence DNA segment above includes these coding regions:
- the LOC133785168 gene encoding uncharacterized protein LOC133785168; the protein is MERNYQHCYDPQMNRYDSYSSNYNSQWEEYSNTFYGGNQYVEPNYYSQSEYNELTPQYSDPSIGDLINALNASTLQLQQMLEQAYGPFPQQPPTGMSQDQEPSISDMLKTLVASTMQTQVILQSTEASLKNLESTMGQIVTSLNNLEVENIGELPTELESNPIENDGTLTLQSGPQLDLPPYPDITFDLIQTQEVNNSTPEASSPSEIETFTSIGSSSQNMLHKPTIRSYVPIPPFPSRLTKFKNEEENKMILKINISLHTTIKQVPPYAKLPKELSTNKRKLKGDKKISVGENVSVILQRNLLPKCQDLGMFINPYTISKSRFDHCMIDLGAPIDLMSYSIFSSLNLGLLKETSVIIQLADHTNVYPLRVVEDVLVQVQFGRPFRLIRSTKLDVKVWALTMKFNGEDIQFDM